In the genome of Lynx canadensis isolate LIC74 chromosome X, mLynCan4.pri.v2, whole genome shotgun sequence, one region contains:
- the GNL3L gene encoding guanine nucleotide-binding protein-like 3-like protein isoform X1, with translation MMKHRHKNKKPGKGSKGCKKVSWLHPQPTKQNGKKTASKVASAPQFVHSNDHASWEAELKKKRVEEMREKQQAAREQERHRRRTIESYCQDALQRQEEFEHKEEVLQELNMFPQLDDEATRKAYYKEFRKVVEYSDVILEVLDARDPLGCRCFQMEEAVLQAEGNKKLVLVLNKIDLVPKEVVEKWLDYLRNELPTVAFKASTQHQVKNLNRCTVPVDQASESLLKSKACFGAENLMRVLGNYCRLGEVRTHIRVGVVGLPNVGKSSLINSLKRSRACSVGAVPGVTKFMQEVYLDKFIRLLDAPGIVPGPNSEVGTILRNCIHVQKLADPVTPVETILQRCNMKEISSYYGISGFQTTEHFLTAVAHRLGKKKKGGVYSQEQAAKAVLADWVSGKISFYTLPPATHTLPAHLSAEIIKEMTEVFDIEDTEQANEDTMECLATGESDELLGDVDPLEMEIKWLHSPMMKIADAMENKTTVYKIGDLTGYCTNPNRHQMGWAKRNVDHRPRNNSTVDICPVDHRPMLQRIMETDPLQQGQALAFALKNKKKMQKRTDKLASKLSDSMMSVLDLSGNADDSAGD, from the exons aaaataaaaaaccagGTAAAGGTTCCAAAGGCTGCAAGAAGGTAAGTTGGCTCCACCCTCAG CCTACAaagcagaatggaaagaaaacagcttCCAAAGTAGCCTCTGCTCCCCAGTTTGTTCACTCCAATGATCATGCCAGTTGGGAGGctgaattaaagaagaaaagg GTTGAAGAGATGAGGGAGAAGCAACAGGCTGCACGGgagcaagagagacacagacGTAGGACCATCGAGAGCTATTGTCAGGATGCCCTGCAACGCCAGGAGGAGTTTGAGCACAAG gagGAAGTTTTGCAGGAATTAAATATGTTTCCTCAATTGGATGATGAGGCTACAAGGAAGGCTTATTACAAGGAGTTCCGTAAG GTGGTGGAATACTCTGATGTGATTCTGGAAGTCCTGGATGCCAGAGACCCATTGGGCTGTCGCTGTTTCCAAATGGAGGAGGCTGTCCTGCAGGCAGAAGGCAACAAGAAGCTGGTCCTGGTCTTGAACAAGATTG ACTTGGTCCCCAAAGAGGTTGTGGAGAAGTGGCTTGATTACCTTCGGAATGAGCTGCCAACGGTGGCTTTCAAGGCCAGCACACAGCATCAGGTCAAAAACCTG AATCGTTGCACTGTGCCAGTGGATCAAGCCTCTGAGTCACTGCTGAAaagcaaagcctgctttggagctGAAAACCTCATGAGGGTTTTGGGGAATTATTGCCGCCTTGGTGAAGTGCGCACCCATATTCGTGTGGGTGTTGTGG GCCTTCCCAATGTTGGGAAGAGCAGCCTGATCAATAGCCTGAAACGCAGCCGTGCATGCAGTGTGGGAGCTGTTCCTGGGGTCACCAA GTTCATGCAGGAGGTCTATCTGGACAAGTTCATCAGGCTGCTGGATGCCCCAGGCATTGTCCCAGGACCAAACTCAGAGGTGGGCACCATCCTGCGCAACTGCATCCATGTACAGAAGTTGGCAGACCCTGTGACCCCAGTAGAGACCATCCTGCAGCGCTGTAACATGAAGGAG ATTTCCAGCTATTATGGCATCTCTGGGTTCCAGACCACTGAGCACTTTCTGACTGCGGTGGCTCACCGcctggggaagaagaagaagggaggcgTATACAGTCAGGAACAGGCAGCCAAAGCTGTTTTGGCTGACTGGGTGAG TGGGAAGATCAGCTTCTATACACTGCCACCTGCCACCCACACTTTGCCTGCTCATCTCAGTGCTGAGATCATTAAGGAGATGACTGAAGTCTTTGACATTGAGGATACCGAGCAGGCCAATGAAGATACCATGGAAT GCTTGGCCACTGGAGAATCAGATGAACTGTTGGGTGATGTGGACCCGCTTGAAATGGAGATCAAGTGGCTCCATTCTCCGATGATGAAAATAGCAGATGCCATGGAAAATAAAACCACCGTGTATAAG attgGAGATCTTACTGGGTATTGCACCAATCCAAACCGTCATCAGATGGGGTGGGCTAAACGCAATGTGGACCACCGCCCCAGGAATAATAGCACTGTGGACATCTGCCCTGTGGACCACCGTCCAATGCTGCAGAGGATCATGGAGACAGACCCCCTGCAGCAGGGCCAGGCTCTGGCATTTGCCCTGAAGAATAAGAAGAAGATGCAGAAGCGTACTG
- the GNL3L gene encoding guanine nucleotide-binding protein-like 3-like protein isoform X3 translates to MMKHRHKNKKPGKGSKGCKKVEEMREKQQAAREQERHRRRTIESYCQDALQRQEEFEHKEEVLQELNMFPQLDDEATRKAYYKEFRKVVEYSDVILEVLDARDPLGCRCFQMEEAVLQAEGNKKLVLVLNKIDLVPKEVVEKWLDYLRNELPTVAFKASTQHQVKNLNRCTVPVDQASESLLKSKACFGAENLMRVLGNYCRLGEVRTHIRVGVVGLPNVGKSSLINSLKRSRACSVGAVPGVTKFMQEVYLDKFIRLLDAPGIVPGPNSEVGTILRNCIHVQKLADPVTPVETILQRCNMKEISSYYGISGFQTTEHFLTAVAHRLGKKKKGGVYSQEQAAKAVLADWVSGKISFYTLPPATHTLPAHLSAEIIKEMTEVFDIEDTEQANEDTMECLATGESDELLGDVDPLEMEIKWLHSPMMKIADAMENKTTVYKIGDLTGYCTNPNRHQMGWAKRNVDHRPRNNSTVDICPVDHRPMLQRIMETDPLQQGQALAFALKNKKKMQKRTDKLASKLSDSMMSVLDLSGNADDSAGD, encoded by the exons aaaataaaaaaccagGTAAAGGTTCCAAAGGCTGCAAGAAG GTTGAAGAGATGAGGGAGAAGCAACAGGCTGCACGGgagcaagagagacacagacGTAGGACCATCGAGAGCTATTGTCAGGATGCCCTGCAACGCCAGGAGGAGTTTGAGCACAAG gagGAAGTTTTGCAGGAATTAAATATGTTTCCTCAATTGGATGATGAGGCTACAAGGAAGGCTTATTACAAGGAGTTCCGTAAG GTGGTGGAATACTCTGATGTGATTCTGGAAGTCCTGGATGCCAGAGACCCATTGGGCTGTCGCTGTTTCCAAATGGAGGAGGCTGTCCTGCAGGCAGAAGGCAACAAGAAGCTGGTCCTGGTCTTGAACAAGATTG ACTTGGTCCCCAAAGAGGTTGTGGAGAAGTGGCTTGATTACCTTCGGAATGAGCTGCCAACGGTGGCTTTCAAGGCCAGCACACAGCATCAGGTCAAAAACCTG AATCGTTGCACTGTGCCAGTGGATCAAGCCTCTGAGTCACTGCTGAAaagcaaagcctgctttggagctGAAAACCTCATGAGGGTTTTGGGGAATTATTGCCGCCTTGGTGAAGTGCGCACCCATATTCGTGTGGGTGTTGTGG GCCTTCCCAATGTTGGGAAGAGCAGCCTGATCAATAGCCTGAAACGCAGCCGTGCATGCAGTGTGGGAGCTGTTCCTGGGGTCACCAA GTTCATGCAGGAGGTCTATCTGGACAAGTTCATCAGGCTGCTGGATGCCCCAGGCATTGTCCCAGGACCAAACTCAGAGGTGGGCACCATCCTGCGCAACTGCATCCATGTACAGAAGTTGGCAGACCCTGTGACCCCAGTAGAGACCATCCTGCAGCGCTGTAACATGAAGGAG ATTTCCAGCTATTATGGCATCTCTGGGTTCCAGACCACTGAGCACTTTCTGACTGCGGTGGCTCACCGcctggggaagaagaagaagggaggcgTATACAGTCAGGAACAGGCAGCCAAAGCTGTTTTGGCTGACTGGGTGAG TGGGAAGATCAGCTTCTATACACTGCCACCTGCCACCCACACTTTGCCTGCTCATCTCAGTGCTGAGATCATTAAGGAGATGACTGAAGTCTTTGACATTGAGGATACCGAGCAGGCCAATGAAGATACCATGGAAT GCTTGGCCACTGGAGAATCAGATGAACTGTTGGGTGATGTGGACCCGCTTGAAATGGAGATCAAGTGGCTCCATTCTCCGATGATGAAAATAGCAGATGCCATGGAAAATAAAACCACCGTGTATAAG attgGAGATCTTACTGGGTATTGCACCAATCCAAACCGTCATCAGATGGGGTGGGCTAAACGCAATGTGGACCACCGCCCCAGGAATAATAGCACTGTGGACATCTGCCCTGTGGACCACCGTCCAATGCTGCAGAGGATCATGGAGACAGACCCCCTGCAGCAGGGCCAGGCTCTGGCATTTGCCCTGAAGAATAAGAAGAAGATGCAGAAGCGTACTG
- the GNL3L gene encoding guanine nucleotide-binding protein-like 3-like protein isoform X2 gives MMKHRHKNKKPGKGSKGCKKPTKQNGKKTASKVASAPQFVHSNDHASWEAELKKKRVEEMREKQQAAREQERHRRRTIESYCQDALQRQEEFEHKEEVLQELNMFPQLDDEATRKAYYKEFRKVVEYSDVILEVLDARDPLGCRCFQMEEAVLQAEGNKKLVLVLNKIDLVPKEVVEKWLDYLRNELPTVAFKASTQHQVKNLNRCTVPVDQASESLLKSKACFGAENLMRVLGNYCRLGEVRTHIRVGVVGLPNVGKSSLINSLKRSRACSVGAVPGVTKFMQEVYLDKFIRLLDAPGIVPGPNSEVGTILRNCIHVQKLADPVTPVETILQRCNMKEISSYYGISGFQTTEHFLTAVAHRLGKKKKGGVYSQEQAAKAVLADWVSGKISFYTLPPATHTLPAHLSAEIIKEMTEVFDIEDTEQANEDTMECLATGESDELLGDVDPLEMEIKWLHSPMMKIADAMENKTTVYKIGDLTGYCTNPNRHQMGWAKRNVDHRPRNNSTVDICPVDHRPMLQRIMETDPLQQGQALAFALKNKKKMQKRTDKLASKLSDSMMSVLDLSGNADDSAGD, from the exons aaaataaaaaaccagGTAAAGGTTCCAAAGGCTGCAAGAAG CCTACAaagcagaatggaaagaaaacagcttCCAAAGTAGCCTCTGCTCCCCAGTTTGTTCACTCCAATGATCATGCCAGTTGGGAGGctgaattaaagaagaaaagg GTTGAAGAGATGAGGGAGAAGCAACAGGCTGCACGGgagcaagagagacacagacGTAGGACCATCGAGAGCTATTGTCAGGATGCCCTGCAACGCCAGGAGGAGTTTGAGCACAAG gagGAAGTTTTGCAGGAATTAAATATGTTTCCTCAATTGGATGATGAGGCTACAAGGAAGGCTTATTACAAGGAGTTCCGTAAG GTGGTGGAATACTCTGATGTGATTCTGGAAGTCCTGGATGCCAGAGACCCATTGGGCTGTCGCTGTTTCCAAATGGAGGAGGCTGTCCTGCAGGCAGAAGGCAACAAGAAGCTGGTCCTGGTCTTGAACAAGATTG ACTTGGTCCCCAAAGAGGTTGTGGAGAAGTGGCTTGATTACCTTCGGAATGAGCTGCCAACGGTGGCTTTCAAGGCCAGCACACAGCATCAGGTCAAAAACCTG AATCGTTGCACTGTGCCAGTGGATCAAGCCTCTGAGTCACTGCTGAAaagcaaagcctgctttggagctGAAAACCTCATGAGGGTTTTGGGGAATTATTGCCGCCTTGGTGAAGTGCGCACCCATATTCGTGTGGGTGTTGTGG GCCTTCCCAATGTTGGGAAGAGCAGCCTGATCAATAGCCTGAAACGCAGCCGTGCATGCAGTGTGGGAGCTGTTCCTGGGGTCACCAA GTTCATGCAGGAGGTCTATCTGGACAAGTTCATCAGGCTGCTGGATGCCCCAGGCATTGTCCCAGGACCAAACTCAGAGGTGGGCACCATCCTGCGCAACTGCATCCATGTACAGAAGTTGGCAGACCCTGTGACCCCAGTAGAGACCATCCTGCAGCGCTGTAACATGAAGGAG ATTTCCAGCTATTATGGCATCTCTGGGTTCCAGACCACTGAGCACTTTCTGACTGCGGTGGCTCACCGcctggggaagaagaagaagggaggcgTATACAGTCAGGAACAGGCAGCCAAAGCTGTTTTGGCTGACTGGGTGAG TGGGAAGATCAGCTTCTATACACTGCCACCTGCCACCCACACTTTGCCTGCTCATCTCAGTGCTGAGATCATTAAGGAGATGACTGAAGTCTTTGACATTGAGGATACCGAGCAGGCCAATGAAGATACCATGGAAT GCTTGGCCACTGGAGAATCAGATGAACTGTTGGGTGATGTGGACCCGCTTGAAATGGAGATCAAGTGGCTCCATTCTCCGATGATGAAAATAGCAGATGCCATGGAAAATAAAACCACCGTGTATAAG attgGAGATCTTACTGGGTATTGCACCAATCCAAACCGTCATCAGATGGGGTGGGCTAAACGCAATGTGGACCACCGCCCCAGGAATAATAGCACTGTGGACATCTGCCCTGTGGACCACCGTCCAATGCTGCAGAGGATCATGGAGACAGACCCCCTGCAGCAGGGCCAGGCTCTGGCATTTGCCCTGAAGAATAAGAAGAAGATGCAGAAGCGTACTG